Proteins from a single region of Streptomyces griseiscabiei:
- a CDS encoding condensation protein: MTTLDHPARDDAAPGPVRIPFPVVDEVSRHCLQEEEPETVHIEVHLPGRLDPDRLRTAFTAALRRHPRILMREAPGRWYRRRYEWELTEEPEVEVVAFLPAGPHALRDARTRALIEAPPLTLSPPIRLEVVEGAGPAVGSEASDDVGHVVRRPGPGAPAGTFRDPTVRGAATPTGTGTGTVLFLTINHTALDGPACLRILATAAELYGGEDNAPTAPPVRPARTQDEPAPAGTDTPSTWSRPARVARGAPEPSPGNGLLVTELPVPRRPKSAPYTVNDQLMVTTALMLAHWNREHGAHPRPLRITMPVDDRPRDTDMPIGNGTRLVEVPFAPAELHQAHTPLATLLRRTADRTRALKSAPRPQLGHGASLLTAPVVPVSWRAALTRGLRRAAAPWTSTTLLSNIGRIPYALDFGEEAGRAHAVWFSAPARMPRGLTVTTASTAGRLHVALRWSRALLSHGDGAHLRDLFEHYLHATEEDIE; this comes from the coding sequence CGAGGTCCACCTCCCCGGGCGCCTCGACCCCGACCGTCTGCGGACCGCGTTCACCGCCGCGCTCCGGCGCCACCCCCGCATCCTCATGCGGGAGGCGCCGGGCCGGTGGTACCGCCGCCGCTACGAGTGGGAGCTGACGGAGGAACCCGAGGTCGAGGTGGTGGCCTTCCTCCCGGCGGGCCCGCACGCCCTGCGGGACGCCCGCACCAGAGCCCTGATCGAGGCACCCCCGCTGACCCTGTCTCCCCCGATCCGCCTGGAGGTGGTGGAGGGGGCGGGCCCGGCGGTGGGCAGCGAGGCGAGCGACGACGTGGGCCACGTGGTCAGGCGCCCGGGGCCGGGTGCGCCCGCAGGGACCTTCCGCGACCCGACGGTACGAGGTGCCGCCACGCCCACCGGAACAGGCACCGGCACCGTCCTCTTCCTCACCATCAACCACACCGCGCTGGACGGCCCCGCCTGCCTCCGTATCCTCGCCACCGCGGCGGAGCTGTACGGCGGCGAGGACAACGCCCCCACCGCCCCGCCCGTCCGCCCCGCCCGCACCCAGGACGAACCGGCCCCGGCCGGGACGGACACCCCCTCCACCTGGTCCCGCCCCGCCCGCGTGGCCCGGGGCGCCCCCGAACCCTCCCCCGGCAACGGCCTCCTCGTCACCGAGCTCCCCGTCCCCCGCCGCCCCAAATCCGCCCCCTACACCGTGAACGACCAGCTCATGGTCACCACGGCCCTGATGCTCGCCCACTGGAACCGGGAACACGGCGCCCACCCCCGCCCGCTGCGCATCACGATGCCCGTGGACGACCGCCCGAGGGACACGGACATGCCGATCGGCAACGGCACCCGCCTGGTCGAAGTCCCCTTCGCACCGGCGGAGTTGCACCAGGCCCACACCCCCCTCGCCACCCTGCTGCGGCGCACGGCGGACCGCACCCGCGCCCTGAAGTCCGCCCCGCGCCCCCAACTGGGCCACGGCGCCTCCCTGCTGACCGCCCCGGTGGTCCCCGTGTCCTGGCGGGCCGCCCTCACCCGGGGCCTGCGCCGGGCCGCCGCCCCCTGGACCTCGACCACCCTCCTCAGCAACATCGGCCGTATCCCCTACGCCCTGGACTTCGGCGAGGAGGCCGGACGCGCGCACGCCGTCTGGTTCTCGGCCCCCGCCCGCATGCCCCGCGGCCTCACCGTCACGACCGCCTCCACGGCGGGCCGCCTCCATGTGGCCCTGCGCTGGTCCCGCGCCCTGCTCAGCCATGGCGACGGCGCCCATCTCCGCGACCTCTTCGAGCACTATCTGCACGCGACGGAAGAGGACATCGAGTGA